Proteins encoded in a region of the Salvelinus fontinalis isolate EN_2023a chromosome 17, ASM2944872v1, whole genome shotgun sequence genome:
- the LOC129814524 gene encoding transcription factor BTF3 homolog 4-like, whose translation MNQEKLAKLQAQVRIGGKGTARRKKKVVHRTATADDKKLQSSLKKLAVNNISGIEEVNMIKDDSTVIHFNNPKVQASLSANTFAITGHAENKQLTEMLPGILSQLGADSFTSLRKLAEQFPRHVLDDKSMSISKPGDIEEEDDDVPDLVENFDEASKNEAD comes from the exons ATGAACCAAGAGAAACTCGCCAAACTTCAGGCCCAGGTCCGGATAGGTGGAAAG GGAACAGCTCGTAGGAAGAAGAAGGTGGTTCACAGAACGGCAACAGCCGACGACAAAAAACTCCAGAGTTCCTTGAAGAAACTGGCAGTGAACAACATCTCTGGTATTGAGGAG gTGAACATGATAAAGGACGATAGCACGGTGATCCACTTCAACAACCCCAAGGTGCAGGCCTCTCTGTCTGCCAACACGTTTGCCATCACAGGCCATGCAGAGAACAAACAGCTGACAGAGATGCTGCCAGGCATCCTCAGCCAGCTGGGGGCAGACAGCTTCACCAGCCTCCGCAAACTGGCTGAGCAGTTCCCACGCCATG TACTTGACGACAAATCGATGTCAATCAGCAAACCAGGAGATATTGAGGAGGAGGACGATGACGTTCCAG ATCTCGTAGAAAACTTTGATGAGGCGTCAAAGAATGAAGCCGACTAA